The stretch of DNA gaaaacaaatatCATTAATCTTCATTGTCATGGTTACAAAATGTCTTAATGGTTGTTGCTAAACATATTCCCATGCTTTGCGTACATCTTAATCTGGAAAAacctttcaatactaaatatTGTTGTGGCTGTACATAAATTGTTCATGATAGTATGATGGCTAATTCCAATCACTTCTTAGACGATATTgcatatacttataatttttaattgtgtcaaACTAAACCTCGACAGAGAGATTACATAACCTCTTAACTTGAATGAGCCTCTACATCAGTAAAACTGTTATCAAAGAAGAAAGTACCTAAAATATAGGCAGAAACTTGATGAAAATTTTACCTCAGCAACCAATATAAGTGATTATTGTTTTTCTCATGCATACGTGATTTTCCAATAATAATCTCTTAACTTTCAAGAAGAAATTAAACGTCGCACGATTTCGCCAAGAAAATCGTTTTGCAATATGGTTTGAGTTTAAAGGTTAGAGAAGTAACCCAGCTCTCCCCTCCCGCCATATAGTCTCATGGTACCGTCTCTTAACCCCCCGGCAAATAAGTTGAGGTTTATGGTTATTCTTAAGGAaactaaaacaacatttgaaatgcAATTATCCATTCAAGGCATTAGCACTGTGGGTCATAGACACAACATATCTGGATCCTATAATCATTCCTAGCtggatttgaaaatttatttgagttatttggacaatattctgtgttaaaaggaaaaaaaaaataaaaaaaaaaaaaaaaaaaaaaaaaaataaaaaaaaaaaaaaaataaaaaaaaaaaagaaaaaaaaaaagaaaataataacaaatgtgtaTTTTACTTGTTAATTAAGGATACAAATCACTGTGAGATATATACGCTTACACGTTGTTCCATAGCAACGCAAAACTAAAGGCTCTTTTATTATCAATTAGAGTATCTAGCTGTGAACACCTATTAGCAGCTATGAAGTGTCGCTAGCTATTAACATACTGGTGGGTATAATGTATATTGTGTCCAATCAtcgcattttatttattttttgaattccTTACAGCTTAAGATATCAAGCTGtcaattaatttgaaactttgtgtaattttgaatagtaaaaaacATCAGTTTTCTTCTACGGTATTTACTAATACGAAATTTCTTTTGGTCATCCTATAAAGTATTTGGCATGATGTGACTAGCGCGGACATAGTTCGTCAGCGGCCTGCAGACTATAACAAGAGGACAGGGGTGGCGTCCAAGAGCGTGATCCTGTTCTTTGGGAGACGGTATGTCCACCCCTACCACGGGACCACCGCAGCCAGGATATACCTCAGGGTCAGCTGAAGCAATGGAGGCCCGAAGGAGGAGGGAGAGAGGGAGAAGCAGTAAATCTGATTTCTCGAGAAATTCCTCATACACCGGACTCTCTAAGGTAGATATGGCAGCGGATTATACCAATGGTTGAGACGATGAAAGAATAATTGAACTATACCTGAGTGAGACAAATGAAAGCCTAAAAGTTAGAAGTAAGATAATTATCCTGAggatggttttaaaataaagagtttgacattttaaatttaatgatgaccatcaattttttaaagctattttcatattataaaaatcacaataacatttaacaataaaatgtataggtATCATTTCATACAAATCCGTGCATATTCTTATCATGGCAGATAACCAATATTTCGAGAGAATATTTTGCATCATCCTGATTAGGACATCACCAAAAAACACACACATGTTATACGACACAGACACTACATCACACACCCGATCACacataatagtatatatattatatatataaatattgatagtatgtgatgaaatttttaatatgtatatattgtttgtgtgtgtgtgtttgtgtgtgtgtgtggttgttttttggtgtgtttttgtttttggagataatataatgtaatgtaatgacaTCTATACATGTGAGGATCAGACAGAACTTGTATAAAAAGGGATGAGTCGTATTCTGCGtagtggtggggggtgggggtggggggggggggggtgggggggggggggtgtggggggggtaGGGGGGAGTCTGGGACCGAGTTTGCCTCATGCCTCAGTTTATAGATTGTTGGCTTATATGAATTAGCGAGAAAATTTTAACTTGACTATTTCAATGCCGCCGAGAACAGTATGTCATTTAATCTACGTTTTTGTGTCTATGTTGAAGTATTGTAGGTGTGAATTTGCTGGACATTATGTTGTGGGGACTTAATTTCCGTAGGCGTAAATTTAGTTTGTGAGAACTTctcaaaaatattgatattttgagAGTCTTATAAAATACCTCTCAGATAGGAAGACAAAATagatcaaataaaaactaatcttATGCCCTCTAATGGGGCAGGGTTAGTGCCTAGAAAGTGGACGCTCAATGAGTTATATGGTATCCCTAGAAGTAAAGGGTGAAGGGCCTAGTAAATCACAATAAATTGCAGAAAGACAgataaaaaccaacaaaaaatggTTATCCTTTTGAAGTTCACCGTACCTAATAAAAAGAATCAATcctcaaaaaaacttttttgatgtTTTTCACTGCGTTTAAAGCTACATAACGGCTCCCATGAAAATAATGGTTCTACAATACCGGCTTCTGgcagaagaatatttttaaattgaatgctAAAACTGCAACATTAAATGTCAAGAACATTATTAAAACGTTTGACTATGTGCTGGTTATAAGAGTAAATTATTGTAAGACATTACTTGAAAATAGGCATTTTTCGTAGACGATACTGCGTGACATCCAAGTGGCCAGATTCTCGCATGCACCTCGACTGGCCTACGCATGTTCTGGGGTGAAGGGTGAACATATTCACTATCACGGGGTTACGGCGATAGTTAGGCGGCAAAACTGGAACTGTGAGAGACCATGGAGTAATCCCTGCCTTCCCCACCAAAAGTCTCTCCTACACTGGGCTTCAAGAAGCCGCAAAGGGTTCAGGCTTCGTCACCATCCATGCCGAGTCACGGACGCATCCGCCATCCGGCACCTACGCCCAAAAACCACAGCGTATGCAGGTATAGGGCCCTTCTGCTTCCTCATACTGCACAATATAGATTCAAACAAGTCTATGAGGTCCTAATTTGGTTATCAGTATATAGAGCACATGGCCGCAGATTTATGCACAATTTGACTTAAAGCACACATACGACATTTAGATCTCACACTTAAAAGAATTAATTGTTCATATAGGAAAATTGTATAGCACAATCAATAATAAATGTCGGACAGCtgataaaatttttagtttgacaagagaattaaaaaaataaaacatttactaggtataatttgttaaaaaaaaacccaaagccAATGGAATTACAAGGCAATAAAAAAATCGATGGGCACCATAGGACTTTAGcgttttaaatcaatatatttactttcggaataattattacagaaataaaataaaatttcgacAATATTGGTTGTACTTGTATTTTCAAAGCTCTTGAGACCCTTCAGCTTCTACCACCATTGGTCTATGGTGGTACCCAGAAATGTAGAAGTCATATGAAAAGTCGGTGTCCCCGGCGCGCCACATGTTCTACAATTCCGCCTTTCAGTTTCTACATGCGCAGCCAGTTTTATAcggttttaaaacaatgaaactaTGTACTGTATTATCTTGGAGTCTGTAATCAGTAACGTGTTATATTATGCCTTTAGAGgtcaagagaaaaaaaatacaatacataccaaaataatatatcataatgTGAATAGCTTACTAGTCTAATAAGGCCTGTCTATGCACCCGAATTTCAAATCTTAACAATGAATAATTCGCATAAAGAATTACcttgttttgatttaataaaaattatacatagaGAGAGTTATTTTAAAACGTCCCAGGTACAAAGAAATCAAAGACTCACAATCCAACTATAAGGCAAATTTCAATAATTTCGGCttctttaacataattttactaaaagtCGCTGTATTCATATTATAGCATAATAGTTTACTGTGgtgtgaaaaattttattgaagcTTCGTGATCATAATCATAATTAATGTATACTCAGCTGACACTCAATGATCTCTCCAGAATAAGGAACAGATTCAATAACATTGATGGTTTCTCATCCACAGTATAACTACTTTGCTGAgcgatttattgtaaaatatagttcttttacaGGCTTTGGCAAACCGAATCAGGAGTACATCCGAGACATGACGGTCTGCCGCAGATCAGCGCTAGCAGGCGTCTAAGGACATAGCTTCTCAGCAACCTAATGGGAAGTACGAACCATGGCAAAAAATGTTCAAGGTAaaggatttttattattatttctccttCATCTTTAAAGGCAACGAAGATATGATTTATAGGGTACCGTGCATGTTGATGAACACGTAAACGGTGTGTGATTCCATATAAATGCtagaaaaaatgtaattagttacttttttaaaGGGGTGATCATGGGAGGAGGGCGACAGGTTTTCCTGCCCCAAAGACACAAGCGGATCGATGGCTATCGGGAGGGATAAGGAACGAGAGGAGATCGTAAGAGACTTGATCTCAGGCCTGGAAGAGGGAATGAATCATAAAAGATCTATCAACGCTAAGGAGCATTCCCTAGCATGTCACAAACAAACAACAGGCTGAATAAATTTTGATGTCGACAATAATGGGGACCTACGTGCTTGGTAAAATTGGACACACGCATTGTTGTAAGATCTACTTTATTTTGGTTGTATACGTTTTTTGATTAGGGAATCAGTGTACTTGTGTTGAACTTAAGGAAACGTAGAACATCTCAATATTAACGTCTTTAGTATTTTCGATAATCATTGAAGTTCCGCTTTCAAGTAAAGGCAAGGTAGAAAAGACAGTTGCTTATCACGAGGTGGGTGTAGCTCAAATTGATGTTTGGGATCAGCCGATAAAACGTTATGTCAAATTTTGTTAAGATGGCTTCATCCATCATATGACTTACTTAGAGAATACTACTGGTATGTGGCGTTTCTCTACTGTATTATCTTTGTATGCAACTTTTTCATTAAAAGGTTCTTAAAAATTTACGCATTATTGtacataaattgttaaaatacatatcataaataattatttatattgtgtttcgCAAATCAATTAATAAGTTCATTCAATCTGAATAAAAACGAAATGTAAACCATGGatgattaaatttagaaattataggAAAGAATAAAaggttaaattataataatagggGAACTACACTCACCCTTATTGAAACTATAGCCAATACTCTCAAAATCGttcttaatctaaaaaaaaaacaagacaaaCACCAAATTTTGGAGAAGGATTTAAAAACCATAGCATAGAACTAATGTAAAATGACAACTGTTggtactaaaattttaaatatatttaccgtAAGTTCGTAAATCTTTTGTATACTTACttagatatttatattgttaacaatttCTTTGATTTTCAGTCTGAGGTTATTTGTTTACATCCTAAACTGAAATACTGAGTGCAGGGATATTTTCCGCGATGGTGATGCAAAGTCATGTTGTACTGCTTAAACTATCCGATTCCTCGATTCATGCGTCTACTTTGAAAATATTAGAGATGTCCCCCAATCTTTTTTAGCCCTAAAAACTCGAATACCCCAAGAATTTAGTCCTGGCCTGACCTGACGTAaacgtttcttaaaaaaaaatttttctgtttttaatttgccTAACTTGTAAGGAGGTTTTCCTCTCTCTCCTAAACATTTACCCCCGGGAAAACCCACCCCCCACAGTCTTTTTTAAGGGGATTCTATCCCGGGGCACTAAAGTAAAATGAGAAACACGTTTAAATGAAACATGGCGCTTTATTAAACATCCCCAGTCTAGTCACTATATACAAATGAGCTTgattccttaaattttaaatttttcaaatttgggtTCCCCTTAGAAAATCCCCCCACTGGACCTGGGGCTGGATGGCCCAGCTGGGATCAACCAAGATCTGTCAGGGGCGTCCCGGGGTCGACCTGGTAGCCCCCCAAATCCTTAACCTCCGTTGAAGTGCCGAGGTCAGTAGCAGGGGTTCGAGATCACATAGCTTTTATGACTCTATGGTCCCCCCTAAAACGCGGGGTATGATGTCCCCAAACTCCGTGTCCTCCGACTGGCGGCAGACCATCACATCCAAAATCACGAACCCTACGAGTTCTCTGATCAGGGGAGCGACCCTGCATCAAATGAATCTGAGAACATACAAATCTCTTTTTATTAAGATAACATGTGGAAGGGGTGGGGAACCATTTCCCCCCCAACCACATTGTTATAATGCTCGGTGGTCAACACCCTTTCCCATGTTCCGCGGGGGTCAACACGCCCCTGCGGAGATggccggtggctcaacacgcccgtccgacgaaaGGGACcgtggctcaacacgcccctccgggtcccgcgggctcaacacccTGAGGGGTGCGGGGGGGTCAAAACGCCCCTCCGACGAGGGACGGGGGGTCAACACAAACCCCCCTCCGGGGGTCCcccgggctcaacacgcccgcgGGGGTGTCGGGGCTCAACACCCCGTCCGACGGGTACCGGGGGTAACCcccccgtccggtgtcccgcgggccaAAACcccccatgcgggggtgtcgggggtcAAAACGCCGTCCGACGGGGTACCCGGGGGCCCAACACCCCTCCGGTGACCCGCGGGCTAACACGCCCCTGCGGAGATGCCCGGGggtcaacacgcccgtccgagaggtaccgggggctcaacacccCGTCCGGGTCCCccgggctcaacacgcccctgCAGGGGTGTCGGGGGGGTCAACACGCCCTCCGACGAGGTACCCCGGGGGGTCAACACACCCCTCCGGGTtttcccgcgggctcaacacgcccatgcggggtgTCGGGGGGTCAAACGCCCGCCGACAGGTACCGGGGGCTCACACGCCCCCTCCGGTGTCCGCGGGGTCAACACGGCCCCTGCGGGgggtcgggggctcaacacgcccgccGACGAGGTACCCGGGGGCCAAACGCCCGTCCCGGGGCCCGCGGGCTCAACCCCCCCcagcgggggtgtcgggggctcaaaaCCCCGTCCCCACGAGTACCGGGGCTCAAAACcccccgtccggtgtcccgcgggctcaacagcccctgcgggggtgtcgggggctcagcACGCCCGCCACGAGGTCCGGGggtcaacacgcccgtccgggtGCCCGCGGGCTCAaccgcccatgcgggggtgttgGGGCCAACACGCCCtccgacaaggtaccgggggctcaacacgcccgccCCGGtttcccgcgggctcaacacgcccagcGGGAGTGTcggggggctcaacacgcccgccgacgaggtaccggggctCAACACCCCCATCCGGTGTCCCCCCGGGGGTCAACACGCCCaagcgggggtgtcgggggctcaacacccCGTCCCACGAGGTACCGGGGGgccaacacgcccatccggtgacccgcgggctcaacacgcccatcggGGGGGGGTCGGGGGTAAAAACGCcctccgacgaggtaccgggggctcaaaaCGCCCATCCCGgggtcccgcgggctcaacacccCCTGCGGGGGTGTCGGGGACTCAACACCCCCGTCCGACAAGGGCCGGGGCTCAACACCCCTTTCCGTGTCCCCCGGGTCAACACGCCCAGCGGGGGTGTCGGGGggtcaacacgcccgtccgacaggGGCCGGGGCTCAACACCCCGCCGGTGTCCGCGGGGGTCAAACCCCCCTGCGGGGgggtcgggggctcaacacgcccctccgacaaggtaccgggggcAACACGCCCGCCGgttcccgcgggctcaacacgcccatgcgggggggGTCGGGGCTCAACaccccgtccgacgaggtaccgggggctcaacaccccgtccggtgtcccgcgggctcaacacgcccatgcgggggtgtcgggggctcaacacccCGTCCcgggccccccccccccgggggtcaacacgcccgtccggtccCCCCGGGCCACACGCCCAGGGGGGgatgtcgggggctcaacacccCGTCCGACAGGTACCGGGGGGCTCAACAGCCCTTCCGGGGCCCCCCGGGCTCAACAcccgcccatgcgggggtgtcgggggctcaaaaacgcccgtccgacgaggggTACCGGGGGTCAAAAACCCCGTTCGGTGccccgggggctcaacacgcccatgcgggggtgtcgggggccaACACGCCCCCCCGACTGGTCGGGGCCGCTGGGGCCCGACTGCCTTGCCAGCCCCAAAGCCTCCTGCTTATCTGTGAAAGAGTTTGGGGGGGGGTTGCCTGTTAGGGGGGGCGGGCAAGCAGTAGGGCTTTGTTGATTTATATACACCCTTAATCCCACCCACAAAATTGTCTCATCCTTTTGACCTTCCATGCTAAGTACTCCCTTTCCCCGTTATACTTTGGGGGCTAAACACTTCGTTACACCCTTCTCccatttctttctaaaaaaaaattttaaaaagggtaataaaaaactcaaaaaaaactttttttctttataaaattttttttttttttttttttattctttttataacacACTTAAGAACTTTTTGTCTGTCAAAGAAAATAGAAATCAACATAAGAACAAAattaaccccaaatttttttttaacaatatcaaagaataaaaaaacatcctaatagtaataaaaatcaacaaaacatttaaataataaaaataaaaatcaaaaataactttttaactataaacacaaaaattaaacaaaaaatgaaaggGTTATTTCTTCCGTACTTGATCCTTTTTGTCGGCCCTGTACCCCTAGTACCTTTCCCCCCGCTTCACTTTTTGGTCCGCTGCTTCCTGTTCTTTGccttttttttcgtt from Homalodisca vitripennis isolate AUS2020 unplaced genomic scaffold, UT_GWSS_2.1 ScUCBcl_14702;HRSCAF=25605, whole genome shotgun sequence encodes:
- the LOC124375190 gene encoding collagen alpha-1(I) chain-like: MPGGQHARPRGTGGSTPRPGPPGSTRPCRGVGGVNTPSDEVPRGVNTPLRVFPRAQHAHAGCRGVKRPPTGTGGSHAPSGVRGVNTAPAGGRGLNTPADEVPGGQTPVPGPAGSTPPSGGVGGSKPRPHEYRGSKPPVRYRGLNTPAPVSRGLNTPSGSVGGLNTPADEVPGLNTPIRCPPGGQHAQAGVSGAQHPVPRGTGGPTRPSGDPRAQHAHRGGVGGKNALRRGTGGSKRPSRGPAGSTPPAGVSGTQHPRPTRAGAQHPFPCPPGQHAQRGCRGVNTPVRQGPGLNTPPVSAGVKPPCGGVGGSTRPSDK